One region of Pseudomonas glycinae genomic DNA includes:
- the tusC gene encoding sulfurtransferase complex subunit TusC, whose amino-acid sequence MAKSLLIISRQSPWSGPGAREALDIVLAGGAFDLPIGLLFLDDGVLQLAAGQNAKALQQKDLSANLQALPMFGVEELFYCADSASARGLGDRSLDEAQPLAAEQITALIDRYDQVITL is encoded by the coding sequence ATGGCCAAATCCCTTTTGATCATCAGCCGCCAATCGCCGTGGTCCGGCCCCGGCGCCCGCGAAGCGCTGGACATCGTACTCGCCGGCGGCGCCTTCGATCTGCCGATCGGTCTGCTGTTTCTCGATGACGGTGTGTTGCAACTGGCGGCCGGGCAAAACGCCAAGGCACTGCAGCAGAAAGACCTGAGCGCCAACCTGCAAGCGCTGCCGATGTTCGGCGTCGAAGAGCTGTTCTACTGCGCCGACAGCGCCAGTGCGCGCGGCCTCGGCGATCGCTCACTGGACGAGGCGCAGCCTTTGGCCGCCGAGCAAATCACCGCCCTCATTGACCGTTACGACCAGGTGATCACCCTCTGA
- the tusB gene encoding sulfurtransferase complex subunit TusB — translation MSTLHVLSHSPFGDERLTSCLRLLGASDALLLSGDAAYALQPGTAPFSALESRQVKLFVLAEDAQARAVQVPDWAEAIDYPAFVELSIHHDKVNSWL, via the coding sequence ATGTCGACTTTGCATGTATTGTCCCACTCCCCGTTCGGTGACGAACGCCTGACCAGTTGCCTGCGCCTGCTGGGTGCCAGCGATGCGCTGTTGCTGTCGGGCGATGCCGCTTATGCGCTGCAACCTGGCACTGCGCCGTTCAGTGCGCTGGAATCTCGTCAGGTGAAATTGTTCGTGCTGGCCGAAGACGCGCAAGCCCGTGCCGTGCAGGTTCCGGACTGGGCCGAAGCCATCGATTACCCCGCCTTCGTCGAGTTGTCGATCCACCACGACAAGGTCAACTCCTGGCTATGA
- a CDS encoding TusE/DsrC/DsvC family sulfur relay protein, whose protein sequence is MNALTVGTRAIELDKDGFLVDLNDWSAEVASALAAAEDIELSPEHWEILELLRSFYAEFQLSPATRPLIKYTALKLGAEKGNSLHLNRLFKGTPAKLAAKLAGLPKPTNCL, encoded by the coding sequence ATGAATGCGCTGACCGTCGGCACCCGCGCCATCGAACTGGACAAGGACGGCTTCCTGGTCGACCTCAACGACTGGTCGGCCGAAGTCGCCAGCGCCCTCGCCGCTGCCGAAGACATCGAGCTGAGCCCGGAACATTGGGAAATCCTCGAACTGCTGCGCAGCTTCTATGCCGAATTCCAGTTGTCTCCGGCCACCCGGCCGCTGATCAAGTACACCGCGCTCAAGCTCGGCGCGGAGAAAGGCAACAGCCTGCACCTGAACCGACTGTTCAAAGGCACCCCTGCCAAACTCGCCGCGAAACTGGCGGGCCTGCCCAAACCGACGAATTGCCTATGA
- a CDS encoding glycosyl transferase family protein produces the protein MTDYPALPLETPAEHPFAQFVRILGKGKRGARDLTREEAREAMGMVLDEAVEETQLGAFLMLLRHKEESAEEMAGFTEALRERLQAPALNVDLDWPTYAGKKRHLPWYLLVAKCLAQNGVRIFMHGGGAHTAGRLYSEQLLGQLKIPLCRNWQQVGAALDNGGLAFMPLVDWAPQLQRMIDLRNTLGLRSPIHSLARILNPLGARCGLQSIFHPGYQAVHRDASGLLGDTAIVIKGDGGEIEINPDADSHLYGTTGGESWDEEWPQLSAQRHVKPSSLDIEHLKAVWRGDVIDSYPQMALISTMALALRGLGQSREQAFETAEQYWAARDKSI, from the coding sequence ATGACCGACTATCCAGCGCTGCCCCTCGAAACGCCCGCCGAACATCCGTTCGCCCAGTTCGTGCGCATCCTCGGCAAGGGCAAGCGCGGCGCCCGCGACCTGACCCGCGAGGAAGCGCGGGAAGCCATGGGCATGGTGCTCGACGAAGCGGTCGAAGAAACCCAGCTCGGCGCCTTCCTGATGCTACTGCGGCACAAGGAAGAAAGCGCCGAGGAAATGGCCGGGTTCACCGAGGCCCTGCGCGAGCGCTTGCAGGCGCCAGCACTGAACGTCGATCTGGACTGGCCGACCTATGCCGGCAAGAAGCGTCACCTGCCATGGTATCTGCTGGTCGCCAAGTGCCTGGCACAGAACGGCGTGCGTATCTTCATGCACGGCGGCGGCGCCCACACCGCCGGGCGTTTGTATTCCGAACAATTGCTCGGTCAGCTGAAAATCCCACTGTGTCGCAACTGGCAACAGGTCGGCGCGGCGCTGGATAACGGTGGACTGGCGTTCATGCCGCTGGTGGACTGGGCGCCGCAGCTGCAACGGATGATCGACCTGCGCAACACCCTCGGTCTGCGCTCGCCGATTCATTCGCTGGCGCGGATTCTCAATCCGCTGGGTGCGCGTTGCGGTCTGCAGAGTATTTTCCATCCCGGTTATCAAGCGGTGCATCGCGATGCCAGCGGGCTGCTTGGCGACACCGCAATCGTGATCAAGGGCGACGGCGGCGAAATCGAGATCAATCCGGATGCCGACAGCCACTTGTACGGCACCACTGGCGGCGAGAGCTGGGACGAGGAATGGCCGCAGCTGTCGGCGCAGCGTCACGTCAAACCTTCTTCGCTGGATATCGAGCATTTGAAGGCCGTCTGGCGTGGGGATGTGATCGACAGTTACCCGCAAATGGCGCTGATTTCGACCATGGCGTTGGCACTGCGTGGCCTCGGTCAGAGCCGTGAGCAGGCTTTCGAAACTGCCGAGCAATACTGGGCCGCGCGGGATAAATCGATTTAA
- a CDS encoding glutathione S-transferase family protein, producing MGLLVDGRWQDKWYESSKDGAFQREQAQRRNWVTRNGEPGPSGEGGFAAEAGRYHLYVSLACPWAHRTLILRKLKGLESLIDVSVVSWLMLENGWTFDQNLGSTGDKLDHFDFMHQRYTADTADYTGRVTVPVLWDKKLKRIVSNESAEIIRMFNSAFDDLTGNDLDFYPAPLRGEIDALNERIYPAVNNGVYRAGFATSQNAYEEAFDDVFAELDHLEQVLDANRYLTGEYLTEADVRLFTTLIRFDAVYHGHFKCNLRRISDYPNLSNWLREMYQWPGVAETVDFQHIKHHYYGSHKTINPTGVVPKGPKQDFTVAHDRDRLGGKGVWRRG from the coding sequence ATGGGTTTACTCGTCGACGGCCGCTGGCAGGACAAGTGGTACGAAAGCAGCAAGGACGGCGCGTTCCAGCGCGAACAGGCGCAGCGCCGTAACTGGGTCACTCGCAACGGCGAGCCGGGCCCGAGCGGTGAAGGCGGTTTCGCCGCCGAAGCCGGGCGTTATCACCTTTATGTCTCTCTCGCCTGTCCATGGGCTCATCGCACGCTGATCCTGCGCAAGCTCAAGGGCCTGGAAAGTCTGATCGACGTTTCCGTCGTCAGCTGGCTGATGCTGGAAAACGGCTGGACCTTCGATCAGAACCTCGGTTCGACCGGCGACAAACTCGACCACTTCGATTTCATGCACCAGCGCTACACCGCTGACACCGCCGACTACACCGGTCGCGTCACCGTGCCGGTGCTGTGGGACAAGAAGCTCAAGCGCATCGTCAGCAATGAATCGGCGGAGATCATCCGCATGTTCAACAGCGCCTTCGATGACTTGACCGGCAACGATCTGGACTTCTATCCGGCACCATTACGCGGCGAAATCGATGCGCTGAACGAGCGGATCTACCCCGCCGTGAACAACGGCGTGTACCGCGCCGGGTTTGCCACCTCGCAGAACGCCTATGAAGAAGCGTTCGATGATGTGTTTGCCGAACTGGATCATCTGGAGCAGGTGCTCGACGCCAACCGGTATCTGACGGGCGAATACCTCACCGAGGCGGACGTGCGGTTGTTCACCACGCTGATCCGTTTCGACGCGGTGTACCACGGGCACTTCAAATGCAATCTGCGGCGGATCAGCGATTATCCGAACCTGTCGAACTGGCTGCGTGAGATGTACCAATGGCCGGGCGTTGCCGAGACCGTGGATTTCCAGCACATCAAGCATCACTACTACGGCAGCCACAAGACCATCAACCCGACCGGGGTTGTGCCGAAGGGGCCGAAGCAGGATTTCACTGTTGCCCATGACCGGGACCGGTTGGGCGGGAAAGGAGTCTGGCGCAGAGGTTGA
- the cysG gene encoding siroheme synthase CysG, which produces MKYLPLFHNLRGSRVLVVGGGEIALRKSRLLADAGALLRVVAPEIEAQLRELVAASGGECLLRGYTETDLDGCGLIIAATDDEALNAQVSADAHRRCVPVNVVDAPALCSVIFPAIVDRSPLIIAVSSGGDAPVLARLIRAKIETWIPSTYGHLAGLAARFRDQVKGLFPDVQQRRGFWEDVFQGPIADRQLAGQGAEAERLLQAKIDGEAMVTTGEVYLVGAGPGDPDLLTFRALRLMQQADVVLYDRLVAPAILELCRRDAERVYVGKRRADHAVPQDQINQQLVDLAKAGKRVVRLKGGDPFIFGRGGEEIEELAAHGIPFQVVPGITAASGCAAYAGIPLTHRDYAQSVRFVTGHLKDGSTDLLWADLVAPAQTLVFYMGLVGLPIICEQLIKHGRAADTPAALIQQGTTVNQRVFTGTLADLPRLVAEHEVHAPTLVIVGEVVQLREKLAWFEGAQGQI; this is translated from the coding sequence ATGAAATATCTGCCGCTGTTTCACAACCTGCGCGGCAGTCGTGTGTTGGTTGTCGGTGGGGGGGAGATTGCCTTGCGCAAGTCCCGCCTGCTGGCCGATGCCGGTGCGCTGCTGCGGGTGGTCGCACCTGAAATCGAAGCGCAACTGCGCGAACTGGTTGCCGCCAGCGGTGGCGAATGCCTGCTGCGTGGCTACACCGAAACGGATCTGGACGGTTGCGGGCTGATCATTGCCGCCACCGATGACGAAGCCTTGAACGCGCAAGTCTCCGCCGATGCCCATCGGCGCTGCGTGCCGGTCAATGTGGTCGATGCGCCGGCGCTGTGCAGCGTGATTTTCCCGGCGATTGTCGATCGTTCACCGCTGATCATCGCGGTCTCCAGTGGCGGCGATGCGCCGGTGCTGGCCCGACTGATTCGCGCCAAGATCGAAACCTGGATTCCCTCGACCTACGGCCATCTGGCCGGTCTGGCCGCGCGGTTTCGCGATCAGGTCAAAGGCCTGTTTCCCGATGTGCAGCAACGTCGCGGTTTTTGGGAAGACGTGTTCCAGGGGCCGATTGCTGATCGCCAACTGGCAGGACAGGGCGCCGAAGCCGAACGTTTGCTGCAAGCCAAGATTGACGGCGAAGCCATGGTCACGACCGGTGAGGTGTATCTGGTGGGCGCAGGACCGGGCGATCCGGATCTGCTGACCTTCCGCGCCTTGCGCCTGATGCAGCAAGCCGATGTGGTGCTGTACGACCGCTTGGTCGCTCCGGCGATTCTTGAACTGTGCCGTCGCGATGCCGAGCGGGTCTACGTCGGCAAGCGTCGCGCCGATCACGCCGTGCCGCAGGATCAGATCAACCAGCAACTGGTGGATCTGGCCAAGGCCGGCAAGCGTGTGGTGCGGTTGAAGGGCGGGGATCCGTTCATTTTCGGCCGTGGCGGCGAAGAGATCGAGGAACTGGCGGCCCATGGCATCCCGTTCCAGGTGGTGCCGGGCATCACGGCGGCCAGCGGTTGCGCGGCGTATGCCGGGATTCCGCTGACCCATCGCGATTATGCGCAGTCGGTGCGTTTCGTCACCGGGCACTTGAAGGACGGTTCCACCGACCTGTTGTGGGCGGACCTTGTCGCGCCGGCGCAGACCTTGGTGTTCTACATGGGCCTGGTGGGATTGCCGATCATCTGCGAGCAGTTGATCAAGCATGGTCGCGCCGCCGATACCCCGGCAGCGCTGATCCAGCAGGGCACCACGGTCAATCAGCGGGTCTTCACCGGCACGCTGGCCGACCTGCCGCGTCTGGTGGCGGAGCATGAAGTGCATGCGCCGACGCTGGTGATCGTCGGCGAAGTGGTGCAACTGCGCGAGAAACTGGCGTGGTTCGAGGGCGCTCAGGGTCAAATCTGA
- the serS gene encoding serine--tRNA ligase produces the protein MLDSKLLRSNLQDVADRLASRGFALDVARIEALEEQRKTVQTRTEALQAERNARSKSIGQAKQRGEDIAPLMADVERMAGELSAGKVELDAIQTELDSILLGIPNLPHESVPVGEDEDGNVEVRRWGTPTAFDFPVQDHVALGEKFGWLDFETAAKLSGARFALLRGPIARLHRALAQFMINLHVTEHGYEEAYTPYLVQAPALQGTGQLPKFEEDLFKIAREGEADLYLIPTAEVSLTNIVAGEIVDSKQLPIKFVAHTPCFRSEAGASGRDTRGMIRQHQFDKVEMVQIVEPSKSMEALESLTANAEKVLQLLGLPYRTLALCTGDMGFSAVKTYDLEVWIPSQDKYREISSCSNCGDFQARRMQARFRNPETGKPELVHTLNGSGLAVGRTLVAVLENYQQADGSIRVPDVLKPYMGGLEVIG, from the coding sequence ATGCTCGATTCCAAACTGTTACGTAGCAACCTTCAGGACGTAGCGGACCGCCTGGCTTCCCGTGGCTTTGCCCTGGATGTCGCGCGCATCGAAGCGCTGGAAGAACAGCGCAAGACCGTCCAGACCCGCACCGAAGCACTGCAGGCTGAGCGTAACGCGCGTTCCAAATCCATCGGTCAGGCCAAGCAGCGCGGCGAAGACATCGCGCCGCTGATGGCGGACGTCGAGCGCATGGCGGGCGAACTGAGCGCCGGTAAAGTCGAGCTGGACGCGATCCAGACCGAACTGGATTCGATCCTGCTGGGTATCCCGAACCTGCCGCACGAATCGGTTCCGGTCGGTGAAGACGAAGACGGCAACGTCGAAGTCCGTCGCTGGGGCACCCCGACCGCTTTCGATTTCCCGGTACAGGACCACGTGGCCCTGGGCGAGAAATTCGGCTGGCTCGACTTCGAAACTGCCGCCAAGCTGTCGGGCGCACGTTTCGCCCTGCTGCGCGGCCCGATTGCCCGCCTGCACCGCGCACTGGCGCAGTTCATGATCAACCTGCACGTCACCGAGCACGGCTACGAAGAGGCCTACACGCCTTATCTGGTTCAGGCTCCGGCGCTGCAAGGCACCGGCCAATTGCCGAAGTTCGAAGAGGACCTGTTCAAGATCGCTCGCGAAGGCGAAGCCGATCTGTACCTGATCCCGACCGCCGAAGTGTCGCTGACCAACATCGTGGCCGGTGAAATCGTCGATTCGAAACAGCTGCCGATCAAGTTCGTCGCTCACACTCCGTGCTTCCGCAGCGAAGCCGGCGCGTCGGGTCGTGACACTCGCGGCATGATCCGTCAGCACCAGTTCGACAAGGTCGAGATGGTGCAGATCGTCGAGCCGTCGAAGTCGATGGAAGCGCTGGAAAGCCTGACCGCCAACGCCGAGAAAGTTCTGCAACTGCTGGGTCTGCCTTACCGCACCCTGGCGCTGTGCACCGGCGACATGGGCTTCAGCGCGGTCAAGACGTACGACCTGGAAGTGTGGATCCCGAGCCAGGACAAATACCGTGAAATCTCGTCGTGCTCCAACTGCGGCGACTTCCAGGCCCGCCGTATGCAGGCGCGTTTCCGCAACCCGGAAACCGGCAAGCCTGAGCTGGTGCACACCCTGAACGGTTCCGGTCTGGCGGTCGGTCGTACCTTGGTGGCCGTGCTGGAAAACTATCAGCAGGCCGACGGTTCGATCCGTGTGCCGGACGTGCTGAAGCCGTACATGGGTGGCCTTGAGGTCATCGGTTAA
- the crcB gene encoding fluoride efflux transporter CrcB, whose amino-acid sequence MVPLIVAVSVGGIAGTLLRFATGNWVNANWPRHFYTATLAVNIVGCLLIGVLYGLFLIRPEIPIEVRAGLMVGFLGGLTTFSSFSLDTVRLLESGQVPLALGYAAISVFGGLLATWAGLSLTKL is encoded by the coding sequence GTGGTTCCACTGATCGTTGCAGTCTCCGTCGGCGGGATTGCCGGCACCTTGTTGCGCTTCGCCACCGGCAATTGGGTCAACGCCAATTGGCCGCGGCACTTCTATACCGCGACGCTGGCCGTTAATATCGTGGGCTGTCTGCTGATTGGCGTGCTGTACGGCCTGTTTTTGATACGCCCGGAAATACCGATTGAGGTGCGTGCCGGGTTGATGGTCGGCTTCCTCGGGGGGCTGACGACTTTTTCATCCTTTTCACTGGATACGGTGCGCCTGCTGGAAAGCGGGCAAGTGCCGCTGGCCCTGGGCTATGCGGCCATCAGCGTATTCGGCGGGCTGCTCGCGACCTGGGCCGGCCTGTCCCTGACCAAACTTTGA
- a CDS encoding replication-associated recombination protein A, with protein sequence MDLFRSAPIAQPLAARLRATNLDEYVGQEHVLARGKPLREALEQGALHSMIFWGPPGVGKTTLARLLAEVSDAHFETVSAVLAGVKEIRQAVEIAKQQAGQYGKRTILFVDEVHRFNKSQQDAFLPYVEDGTLIFIGATTENPSFELNNALLSRARVYVLKSLDEAALRKLVHRALTEERGLGKRHLTLSDEGFQMLLSAADGDGRRLLNLLENASDLAEDNSEMGTELLQSLLGDTRRRFDKGGEAFYDQISALHKSVRGSNPDGALYWFARMIDGGCDPLYLARRVVRMASEDIGNADPRALSLCLAAWEVQERLGSPEGELAVAQAITYLACAPKSNAVYMGFKTALRAAAEHGSLEVPLHLRNAPTKLMKQLGYGDEYRYAHDEPDAYAAGEDYFPEELDPIPFYQPVPRGLELKIGEKLNHLAQLDRLSPRQRRK encoded by the coding sequence ATGGATCTGTTTCGCAGTGCACCGATTGCCCAGCCACTGGCCGCCCGTTTGCGGGCGACCAATCTGGATGAGTACGTCGGTCAGGAACACGTGCTCGCTCGCGGCAAGCCTCTGCGCGAAGCGCTGGAGCAGGGTGCCCTGCATTCGATGATCTTCTGGGGCCCGCCGGGCGTGGGCAAGACCACGCTGGCGCGGTTGCTGGCGGAAGTCTCGGATGCGCATTTCGAAACGGTCTCCGCGGTGCTGGCCGGGGTCAAGGAGATCCGTCAGGCGGTGGAAATCGCCAAGCAGCAGGCCGGCCAATACGGCAAGCGCACGATTCTGTTTGTCGATGAAGTACACCGCTTCAACAAGTCTCAACAGGACGCCTTCCTGCCGTACGTTGAAGACGGCACGCTGATCTTCATTGGCGCCACCACCGAAAACCCTTCGTTCGAACTGAACAACGCATTGCTGTCGCGGGCGCGAGTCTATGTACTCAAGAGCCTCGACGAAGCGGCGTTGCGCAAACTGGTGCACCGCGCACTCACCGAAGAGCGTGGTCTGGGCAAGCGTCATCTGACCCTCAGCGATGAAGGCTTCCAGATGCTGCTGTCTGCCGCCGACGGCGATGGCCGGCGCCTGCTGAACCTGCTGGAAAACGCCTCGGATCTGGCTGAAGACAACAGTGAGATGGGCACCGAGCTGTTGCAAAGCCTGCTCGGCGACACTCGCCGGCGCTTCGACAAGGGCGGCGAAGCGTTCTACGACCAGATTTCCGCGCTGCACAAGTCAGTGCGCGGCTCCAATCCGGATGGTGCGCTGTACTGGTTTGCGCGAATGATCGACGGCGGCTGCGATCCGCTGTACCTCGCCCGGCGCGTGGTGCGCATGGCCAGCGAAGACATCGGCAACGCCGATCCTCGTGCCTTGAGTCTGTGCCTCGCCGCGTGGGAAGTGCAGGAACGTCTCGGCAGCCCGGAAGGTGAGTTGGCAGTGGCTCAGGCCATCACTTATCTGGCCTGTGCGCCGAAAAGCAACGCGGTGTACATGGGCTTCAAGACCGCGCTGCGCGCCGCCGCCGAACATGGCTCGCTGGAAGTGCCGCTGCACCTGCGCAATGCGCCGACCAAATTGATGAAGCAATTGGGTTATGGCGACGAATACCGTTATGCCCACGACGAGCCAGACGCCTACGCGGCCGGCGAAGACTATTTCCCGGAAGAACTCGACCCGATTCCGTTCTACCAGCCGGTGCCCCGTGGCCTGGAGTTGAAGATCGGCGAAAAGCTCAACCACCTCGCCCAACTTGATCGATTAAGCCCCCGGCAGCGGAGAAAATAG
- the lolA gene encoding outer membrane lipoprotein chaperone LolA, with the protein MRLIRMLLPVLALTTLTAHADDKDVARLTQLLETSKTLTANFSQLTLDGSGTQLQETTGDMTLQRPGLFYWHTNAPAEQTMVSDGKKVTLWDPDLEQATIKKLDERLTQTPALLLSGDVSKISQSFDITAKEAGGVIDFTLKPKTKDTLFDSLRLSFRNGLVNDMQLIDSVGQRTNILFTGVKANEAVPASKFKFDIPKGADVIQE; encoded by the coding sequence ATGCGTCTTATCCGCATGTTGCTGCCGGTACTGGCTTTGACCACCCTCACGGCTCACGCCGATGACAAGGATGTGGCTCGCCTGACCCAATTGCTCGAAACATCCAAGACCCTGACCGCCAACTTCTCCCAGCTGACCCTCGACGGCAGCGGCACCCAGTTGCAGGAAACCACCGGCGACATGACCCTGCAGCGTCCGGGCCTGTTCTACTGGCACACCAATGCGCCCGCCGAGCAGACCATGGTCTCCGACGGCAAGAAAGTCACCCTGTGGGACCCGGACCTGGAACAGGCCACCATCAAGAAGCTCGATGAACGTCTGACCCAGACCCCGGCACTGTTGCTGTCCGGCGACGTATCGAAAATCAGCCAGAGCTTCGACATCACCGCCAAAGAGGCCGGCGGCGTGATCGACTTCACCCTGAAGCCGAAAACCAAGGACACCCTGTTCGACAGCCTGCGTCTGTCGTTCCGCAACGGTCTGGTCAATGACATGCAACTGATCGACAGCGTCGGCCAGCGCACCAACATCCTGTTTACCGGTGTGAAGGCCAACGAAGCGGTCCCGGCATCGAAGTTCAAGTTCGACATCCCGAAGGGTGCCGATGTGATTCAGGAATAA
- a CDS encoding DNA translocase FtsK yields MKKSTEAPKTVVPLWRQQLHYRLKEGALIAIGALCLFLMMALLTYGKDDPGWSHNSKIDDVQNFGGPAGSYSADILFMVLGYFAYIFPLLLAIKAYQIFRQRHEPWQWSGWLFSWRLIGLVFLVLSGAALAHIHFHAPTGLPAGAGGALGESLGDLARNALNIQGSTLLFIALFLFGLTVFTDLSWFKVMDITGKITLDLFELFQGAVNRWWSARTERKQLVAQLREVDDRVHDVVAPTVTDKREQAKVKERLIEREQALSKHMSEREKQVPPVIAPAPVKAPEPSKRVQKEKQVPLFVDSAVEGTLPPISILDPAEKKQLNYSPESLAAVGHLLEIKLKEFGVEVTVDSIHPGPVITRYEIQPAAGVKVSRIANLAKDLARSLAVTSVRVVEVIPGKTTVGIEIPNEDRQIVRFSEVLSTPEYDNFKSPVTLALGHDIGGKPVITDLAKMPHLLVAGTTGSGKSVGVNAMILSILFKSGPDDAKLIMIDPKMLELSIYEGIPHLLCPVVTDMKDAANALRWSVAEMERRYKLMAKMGVRNLSGFNAKVKEAQDAGEPLSDPLYKRESIHDEAPLLQKLPTIVVVVDEFADMMMIVGKKVEELIARIAQKARAAGIHLILATQRPSVDVITGLIKANIPTRMAFQVSSKIDSRTIIDQGGAEQLLGHGDMLYMPPGTSLPIRVHGAFVSDDEVHRVVEAWKLRGAPEYNDDILNGVEEAGSGFEGSSGGGDGDDPEADALYDEAVQFVLESRRASISAVQRKLKIGYNRAARMIEAMEMAGVVTSMNTNGSREVLAPGPVRD; encoded by the coding sequence TTGAAGAAATCCACGGAAGCACCAAAAACAGTCGTTCCGCTTTGGCGCCAGCAATTGCACTACCGGCTCAAGGAAGGTGCATTGATCGCCATCGGCGCCTTGTGCCTGTTCCTGATGATGGCTTTGCTGACCTACGGCAAGGACGATCCGGGCTGGAGCCACAACAGCAAGATCGATGACGTGCAGAATTTCGGTGGCCCGGCGGGCTCCTACAGCGCCGACATCCTGTTCATGGTGCTGGGTTACTTCGCGTACATCTTCCCGTTGCTGCTGGCGATCAAGGCGTATCAGATCTTCCGTCAGCGCCACGAGCCGTGGCAGTGGAGCGGCTGGCTGTTCTCCTGGCGCCTGATCGGCCTGGTGTTTCTGGTGTTGTCCGGCGCCGCGCTGGCGCACATTCATTTCCATGCACCCACCGGATTGCCGGCCGGCGCGGGTGGTGCGCTGGGTGAAAGCCTTGGTGACCTGGCCCGCAATGCCCTGAACATTCAGGGCAGTACGTTGCTGTTCATTGCGCTCTTCCTGTTCGGCCTGACGGTGTTCACCGATCTGTCGTGGTTCAAGGTGATGGACATCACCGGCAAGATCACCCTCGACCTGTTCGAACTGTTCCAGGGCGCGGTCAACCGTTGGTGGTCGGCGCGTACCGAGCGCAAGCAACTGGTCGCGCAGCTGCGTGAAGTCGACGATCGCGTGCATGACGTGGTTGCACCGACGGTCACCGACAAACGCGAGCAGGCCAAGGTCAAGGAGCGTCTGATCGAGCGCGAACAGGCCCTGAGCAAGCACATGTCCGAGCGCGAGAAACAGGTGCCGCCGGTCATCGCCCCGGCCCCGGTCAAGGCGCCGGAGCCAAGCAAGCGCGTGCAGAAAGAGAAGCAGGTGCCGTTGTTCGTCGACAGCGCCGTGGAAGGCACCTTGCCACCGATCTCGATCCTCGATCCCGCGGAAAAGAAACAACTCAATTATTCGCCTGAATCCCTGGCCGCGGTCGGCCACTTGCTGGAGATCAAGCTCAAGGAATTCGGCGTCGAAGTCACCGTGGATTCGATCCATCCCGGCCCGGTCATTACCCGTTACGAAATCCAGCCTGCTGCGGGCGTGAAGGTCAGCCGAATCGCCAACCTGGCAAAAGACCTTGCGCGTTCGCTGGCCGTGACCAGCGTGCGGGTGGTGGAAGTGATTCCGGGCAAGACGACGGTCGGTATCGAGATCCCTAACGAAGACCGGCAGATCGTGCGCTTCTCCGAAGTGCTGTCGACCCCCGAGTACGACAACTTCAAATCGCCAGTCACTCTGGCCCTGGGCCACGACATCGGCGGCAAACCGGTCATCACCGATCTGGCAAAGATGCCGCACCTGCTGGTGGCCGGTACCACCGGTTCCGGTAAGTCGGTGGGCGTGAACGCGATGATCCTGTCGATCCTGTTCAAATCCGGCCCGGACGACGCCAAGCTGATCATGATCGACCCGAAAATGCTCGAGCTGTCGATCTACGAAGGCATTCCACACCTGCTGTGCCCGGTCGTGACCGACATGAAGGACGCCGCCAACGCCCTGCGCTGGAGCGTGGCCGAGATGGAACGTCGCTACAAGCTGATGGCGAAGATGGGCGTGCGAAACCTGTCCGGCTTCAACGCCAAGGTCAAGGAAGCCCAGGATGCCGGCGAGCCGCTGAGCGATCCGCTGTACAAACGCGAAAGCATCCACGACGAAGCGCCGCTGTTGCAGAAGCTGCCGACCATCGTCGTGGTCGTGGACGAATTCGCCGACATGATGATGATCGTCGGCAAGAAGGTCGAAGAACTGATCGCCCGTATCGCCCAGAAGGCGCGTGCGGCCGGTATCCACCTGATCCTTGCTACCCAGCGGCCGTCGGTGGACGTGATCACCGGTCTGATCAAGGCCAACATCCCGACCCGGATGGCGTTCCAGGTGTCGAGCAAGATCGACTCCCGGACCATTATCGACCAGGGCGGCGCCGAGCAACTGCTCGGCCACGGTGACATGCTGTACATGCCGCCGGGCACCAGCCTGCCGATTCGGGTTCACGGCGCCTTCGTGTCCGACGATGAAGTTCACCGGGTGGTTGAAGCCTGGAAACTGCGCGGCGCGCCGGAATACAACGACGACATCCTCAACGGTGTCGAAGAGGCGGGCAGTGGTTTTGAAGGCAGCAGCGGCGGCGGTGACGGCGACGATCCGGAAGCCGACGCGCTGTACGACGAAGCCGTGCAGTTCGTACTGGAAAGCCGTCGCGCCTCCATCTCCGCTGTACAGCGCAAGCTGAAGATCGGTTACAACCGTGCCGCGCGCATGATCGAAGCCATGGAAATGGCCGGGGTCGTGACGTCGATGAACACCAACGGTTCCCGCGAAGTCCTGGCCCCTGGCCCGGTACGCGACTGA